A region from the Camarhynchus parvulus chromosome 23, STF_HiC, whole genome shotgun sequence genome encodes:
- the SF3A3 gene encoding splicing factor 3A subunit 3: protein METILEQQRRYHEERERLMDVMVKEMLTKKSTLRDQINSDHRTRAMQDRYMEVSGNLRDLYDDKDGLRKEELSAISGPNEFAEFYNRLKQIKEFHRKHPNEICVPMSVEFEELLKARDNPSEEAQNLVEFTDEEGYGRYLDLHDCYLKYINLKSSEKLDYITYLSTFDQLFDIPKERKNAEYKRYLEMLLEYLQDYTDRVKPLLDQNELFGKIQTEFEKKWENGTFPGWPKETSSALTHAGAHLDLSAFSSWEELASLGLDRLKSALLALGLKCGGTLEERAQRLFSTKGKSLEALDPSLFAKNPKTKGSKRDTERNKDLAFLEAQIYEYVEVLGEQRHLTHENVQRKQARTGEEREEEEEEQISESESEDEENEIIYNPKNLPLGWDGKPIPYWLYKLHGLNINYNCEICGNYTYRGPKAFQRHFAEWRHAHGMRCLGIPNTAHFANVTQIEDAVSLWAKLKQQKASERWQPDTEEEYEDSSGNVVNKKTYEDLKRQGLL, encoded by the exons ATGGAGACGATCCTGGAGCAGCAGCGGCGGTACCATGAGGAGCGGGAGCGCCTCATGGACGTGATGGTGAAGGAGATGCTCACCAAGAAGTCCACG CTCCGCGACCAGATCAACTCGGACCACCGCACCCGGGCCATGCAGGAC AGGTACATGGAGGTGAGCGGCAACCTGCGGGACCTGTACGACGACAAGGACGG CCTGCGTAAGGAAGAGCTCAGTGCCATCTCCGGGCCAAATGAATTTGCTGAGTTTTACAACAGACTGAAGCAAATTAAGGAATTTCACCGGAAGCACCCAAATGAG ATCTGTGTTCCTATGTCAGTGGAGtttgaggagctgctgaaggccAGAGACAACCCCAGTGAAGAAGCTCAGA ATCTGGTGGAGTTCACAGATGAGGAAGGGTATGGGCGATACTTGGATTTGCATGATTGTTACCTCAAGTACATTAACCTGAAATCATCAGAG AAATTGGATTATATCACTTACTTATCCACATTTGACCAGCTCTTCGATATTcccaaggagagaaaaaatgctgaatataAGAG GTATCTGGAAATGCTCCTTGAGTACCTGCAGGATTACACAGATCGAGTGAAGCCATTACTGGACCAGAATGAACTTTTTGGGAAAATCCAGACGGAGTTTGAGAAGAAGTGGGAGAACGGCACGTTCCCGGGCTGGCCG aaagAGACCAGCAGTGCCCTCACCCATGCTGGTGCCCACCTGGACCTCTCGGCCTTCTCCTCCTGGGAG GAATTGGCCTCCCTGGGACTGGACAGGTTAAAATCAGCTttgctggctctggggctgaAGTGTGGCGG GACTCTGGAGGAGCGTGCCCAGAGGCTTTTTAGCACTAAAGGCAAATCCCTGGAAGCACTTGATCCTTCCTTGTTTGCTAAGAATCCAAagacaaaaggaagcaaaag GGACACTGAAAGAAATAAGGATCTTGCATTCCTGGAAGCTCAGATTTATGAGTATGTGGAAGTTCTTGGG GAACAAAGACACCTCACCCATGAGAACGTGCAGCGCAAGCAGGCACGGacaggggaggagagagaggaggaggaggaggagcagatcAGTGAGAGTGAGagtgaagatgaagaaaatgaaatcatttaTAATCCTAAGAATCTGCCTCTTGGTTGGGATGGGAAG CCCATCCCATACTGGTTGTATAAACTCCATGGACTGAACATCAACTACAACTGTGAGATTTGTGGTAACTACACCTACCGAGGGCCCAAGGCTTTCCAGAGGCACTTTGCA GAGTGGAGACATGCCCACGGGATGCGGTGCCTGGGCATTCCCAACACAGCACACTTTGCCAATGTCACACAGATTGAGGATGCAGTCTCGT TGTGGGCGAAGCTGAAACAGCAGAAGGCTTCAGAGAGGTGGCAGCCTGATACAGAG GAGGAATATGAGGATTCCAGTGGGAATGTGGTGAATAAAAAGACCTACGAAGACCTGAAGCGCCAAGGGCTGCTGTag